A region of Pseudomonas cavernicola DNA encodes the following proteins:
- a CDS encoding TetR/AcrR family transcriptional regulator has product MAAPIKTRERIIQASLELFNAQGERNVTTNHIAAHLGMSPGNLYYYFRNKQAIIAELFNQYECQVDTFLRRPQGRAMTVADKTFYLEALLAAMWYYRFLHRDLEHLLESDAELAAQYRLFSQRCLSHAQAIYQGFVEAGILLMDRQQIEALTLNSWIIMTSWVRFLCTSRGDPGDLSEEMLRRGIYQVLALEGGYIAPSAQAAVQALYQKLYVPLELVIPS; this is encoded by the coding sequence ATGGCCGCGCCGATCAAAACCCGCGAACGCATCATCCAAGCCAGCCTGGAGCTGTTCAACGCCCAGGGTGAGCGCAACGTGACGACCAACCATATTGCCGCGCACCTGGGGATGTCCCCAGGCAACCTGTATTACTACTTCCGCAACAAGCAGGCGATCATCGCCGAGCTGTTCAACCAGTATGAGTGTCAGGTGGATACCTTTCTGCGGCGCCCGCAAGGCCGCGCCATGACGGTGGCGGATAAGACCTTCTATCTGGAAGCGCTGCTGGCGGCCATGTGGTACTACCGCTTTCTGCATCGCGATCTCGAGCACCTGCTGGAGTCCGATGCTGAACTGGCGGCGCAGTATCGGCTGTTCTCCCAGCGTTGCCTGAGCCATGCGCAGGCGATTTATCAGGGCTTCGTCGAGGCGGGGATTCTGTTGATGGATCGTCAGCAGATCGAGGCATTGACCCTCAATAGCTGGATCATCATGACCTCCTGGGTGCGCTTTCTCTGCACATCACGCGGTGACCCGGGCGATCTCAGCGAAGAAATGCTGCGGCGTGGTATCTATCAGGTCTTGGCGCTGGAAGGTGGCTATATCGCCCCGTCGGCGCAGGCCGCCGTGCAGGCGCTGTATCAGAAGCTGTATGTGCCGCTGGAGTTGGTGATTCCGAGCTAG
- a CDS encoding hydrolase gives MNTTFKPAWWLPGAHLQTLWNALCRRPPVLERQRERLWLADGDFLDLDWHGPHDAKAPLVLVLHGLTGSSSSLYVLGLQQKLAAQGWASVALNWRGCSGEPNLLPRGYHSGVSEDLAAVIEHLRSARPMAPLYAVGYSLGGNVLLKHLGETGAACGLQAAVAVSVPFRLDQCADRIGIGFSKVYQTHFMREMLAYVRDKQKRFKHEGQAERLATLEQLGPLDGMRTFWDFDGRVTAPLHGFADANDYYRRASSRYYLGTIQTPTLIIQSTDDPFVFRHSLPETAELAACTTLELHPRGGHVGFIEGSLVRPGYYLERRIPRWLAEQA, from the coding sequence ATGAACACGACCTTCAAGCCCGCCTGGTGGCTCCCTGGCGCTCACCTGCAGACCCTGTGGAATGCGCTGTGCCGGCGCCCGCCCGTGCTCGAGCGGCAGCGCGAACGCTTGTGGCTGGCCGATGGCGACTTTCTCGATCTGGACTGGCACGGCCCACATGATGCCAAGGCGCCGCTGGTGCTGGTGCTGCACGGCCTGACCGGCTCATCCAGCTCACTGTACGTGCTCGGCTTGCAGCAAAAGCTGGCCGCCCAGGGTTGGGCCAGCGTGGCGCTGAATTGGCGCGGCTGTTCCGGCGAACCGAACCTGCTGCCGCGCGGCTATCACTCAGGGGTGAGCGAAGACCTCGCCGCGGTCATCGAACACCTGCGCAGCGCTCGACCAATGGCCCCCCTGTATGCGGTCGGCTATTCGCTAGGCGGTAATGTGCTGCTCAAGCACCTGGGTGAAACCGGCGCGGCGTGCGGGTTGCAGGCGGCAGTCGCGGTGTCGGTGCCGTTTCGCCTGGACCAATGCGCGGATCGCATCGGCATCGGCTTTTCCAAGGTCTACCAAACGCACTTCATGCGCGAAATGCTCGCCTATGTGCGCGATAAGCAAAAGCGCTTCAAGCATGAAGGCCAAGCCGAGCGCCTGGCCACCCTGGAGCAGCTCGGGCCACTGGACGGCATGCGCACGTTCTGGGATTTCGACGGCCGCGTCACCGCGCCGCTGCACGGCTTTGCCGATGCCAATGATTACTACCGGCGCGCGTCGAGTCGCTACTACCTCGGCACGATTCAAACGCCGACGCTGATCATCCAGTCGACCGACGACCCCTTCGTGTTCCGCCACAGCCTGCCGGAAACTGCCGAGCTCGCCGCCTGTACCACACTCGAGCTGCACCCGCGCGGCGGCCACGTTGGTTTTATCGAAGGTTCTTTAGTGCGCCCCGGCTATTACCTGGAGCGGCGGATTCCACGCTGGCTGGCGGAACAGGCGTAG
- a CDS encoding multidrug transporter: MNLFRSTAVVLALTTGLLALPAQAEMVYQQNASGDPLYTADAPPAYSMIGDLLIARPLLIGATAIGVVAFVVSLPFTALGGNVGEAAQELVAVPGKEAFVRCLGCTTSGYKRD, translated from the coding sequence ATGAACCTGTTTCGCTCAACCGCTGTTGTCTTGGCGCTGACCACTGGCCTACTGGCGCTGCCGGCACAGGCGGAAATGGTCTATCAGCAGAATGCCAGTGGTGATCCGCTGTACACCGCCGACGCCCCGCCGGCCTATTCGATGATCGGTGATTTGCTGATTGCCCGCCCATTGCTGATTGGCGCTACGGCGATTGGCGTAGTGGCCTTTGTCGTCAGCCTGCCGTTCACGGCGCTGGGTGGCAATGTCGGTGAGGCCGCGCAAGAGCTGGTGGCAGTGCCAGGCAAGGAGGCGTTTGTGCGCTGCCTGGGATGCACCACCAGCGGCTACAAAAGGGACTGA
- a CDS encoding GMC family oxidoreductase, which produces MPVPDLFAEGLARGWKTHNGSRLEHDLTLEADVAIIGTGAGGGTTAEILSAAGFKVLLIEEGPLKTSSDFKMQEAEAYPSLYQEGIGRMSKDGAITILQGRAVGGTTLVNWTSSFRTPDPTLEHWAKEHGVKGHSSAEMAPWFEKMEQRLGVAPWALPPNANNDVIRAGCDKLGYPWKAIPRNVRGCWNLGYCGLGCPTNAKQSMLVTTIPATLAKGGELLYLARAERLLLDGDQVSGIECVGMDERCVAPNGRKIRVKAKHYVLAGGGINTPAILLRSKAPDPHQRAGKRTFLHLVNFSAAQFEQVINPFYGAPQSIYSDHFQWDDGSTGRMSYKLEVPPLHPALTATLLGRFGVDNALRMEQLPHTNMMLALLRDGFHPDSAEGTVELRGDGSPVLDYRMTDYTWDGVRRAFHTMADIQFAAGAKAVLPMHADADYVKTPKEVHALIDNLSLELYRTRLGSAHVMGGCAMGEDPQLAVADSLGRHHQLSNLSIHDGSLFPTSIGANPQLSVYGLTAQLATQLAERLGKA; this is translated from the coding sequence ATGCCTGTACCCGATTTGTTCGCCGAAGGCCTCGCCCGCGGCTGGAAAACCCACAACGGTTCGCGCCTGGAGCATGACCTGACCCTGGAGGCCGACGTCGCCATCATCGGCACGGGCGCTGGCGGCGGAACCACCGCGGAAATCCTCAGCGCCGCCGGGTTCAAGGTGCTGCTGATCGAAGAGGGGCCGCTGAAGACCAGCAGCGACTTCAAGATGCAGGAGGCCGAGGCCTATCCCAGTCTGTATCAGGAAGGCATCGGGCGGATGAGTAAAGATGGCGCCATCACCATCCTGCAGGGCCGCGCAGTGGGCGGTACCACGCTGGTCAACTGGACCTCGAGTTTCCGCACCCCCGACCCGACCTTGGAGCACTGGGCCAAGGAACACGGCGTCAAAGGCCATAGTTCGGCGGAGATGGCTCCCTGGTTCGAGAAGATGGAGCAGCGGCTGGGTGTTGCGCCGTGGGCGCTGCCACCCAATGCCAACAACGATGTGATCCGCGCCGGCTGCGACAAGCTCGGTTACCCCTGGAAGGCTATCCCGCGTAACGTCCGCGGCTGCTGGAACCTCGGTTACTGCGGCCTGGGCTGCCCGACCAACGCCAAGCAATCGATGCTGGTCACCACCATTCCGGCGACGCTGGCGAAAGGCGGCGAGCTGCTCTATCTGGCACGTGCCGAGCGCCTGCTGCTCGACGGCGATCAGGTCAGCGGCATCGAATGCGTGGGCATGGACGAGCGCTGCGTGGCGCCGAACGGCCGCAAGATCAGGGTCAAGGCCAAGCATTACGTGCTGGCCGGCGGCGGCATCAACACCCCGGCGATCCTGCTGCGCTCTAAGGCACCGGACCCGCACCAGCGGGCCGGCAAGCGCACCTTCCTGCACTTGGTGAATTTCTCCGCCGCGCAGTTCGAACAGGTGATCAACCCGTTCTACGGCGCGCCGCAGTCGATCTACTCCGACCATTTCCAGTGGGACGACGGCAGCACCGGGCGCATGTCCTACAAACTGGAAGTACCGCCCTTGCATCCGGCGCTGACCGCCACCCTGCTCGGCCGCTTCGGCGTCGACAACGCTTTGCGCATGGAACAGCTACCGCACACCAACATGATGCTGGCGCTGTTGCGCGACGGCTTCCACCCGGACAGCGCCGAAGGCACGGTGGAACTGCGCGGCGACGGCAGCCCGGTACTCGACTACCGGATGACCGACTACACCTGGGACGGCGTGCGCCGCGCCTTCCACACCATGGCCGACATCCAGTTCGCTGCGGGGGCTAAAGCGGTATTGCCGATGCACGCCGACGCCGACTACGTGAAAACGCCCAAGGAAGTCCACGCACTGATCGACAATCTGAGCCTGGAGCTGTATCGCACCCGCCTCGGCAGCGCCCACGTGATGGGCGGCTGCGCCATGGGCGAAGACCCGCAACTGGCCGTTGCCGACAGCCTCGGTCGCCACCACCAACTTAGCAACCTGTCGATCCACGACGGCTCGCTGTTCCCCACCAGCATCGGCGCCAACCCACAGCTATCGGTTTATGGCCTGACCGCGCAACTGGCTACGCAGCTGGCCGAGCGCCTCGGCAAAGCGTAG
- a CDS encoding M16 family metallopeptidase — protein sequence MKMLARRAAGLLLVAFCLPLTAQAAEPQPTHEFSLENGLKVIVREDHRAPVVVSQIWYKVGSSYETPGQTGLSHALEHMMFKGSRKLGPGEASRILRELGAEENAFTSDDYTAYYQVLARDRLSVAFELEADRLASLRLPPEEFSREIEVIKEERRLRTDDKPSALAYERFQALAYPASGYHTPTIGWMADLKRMTVAELRHWYETWYAPNNATLVVVGDVSASEVKTLAERYFGAIPRRAVPSAKTPQELAEPGERRIRLHLKTQLPSLLMGFNVPSLATAKNARQVHALRLISALLDGGYSARLPARLERGEELVSGASAYYDAFTRGDSLFVLSATPNGQTGKTLKQAEAGLWRQLDDLKKNPPSAEELQRVRAQVIAGLVFERDSITSQATTIGELETVGLSWKLMDEDLATLEAVTAADIQQAARTYFTRERLSVAEILPKEAAHE from the coding sequence ATGAAAATGCTTGCCCGCCGCGCCGCCGGTTTGCTGCTCGTAGCCTTCTGCTTACCGCTGACGGCACAGGCCGCAGAACCTCAGCCGACTCACGAATTCAGCCTGGAGAATGGCCTCAAGGTCATCGTTCGCGAGGATCACCGCGCCCCGGTGGTGGTTTCGCAGATCTGGTACAAGGTCGGCTCCAGCTACGAAACGCCGGGTCAGACCGGCCTTTCCCACGCCCTCGAACACATGATGTTCAAGGGCAGCCGCAAGCTCGGCCCCGGTGAAGCCTCGCGCATTCTGCGTGAGCTGGGCGCCGAGGAGAACGCTTTTACCAGCGACGACTACACCGCCTATTACCAGGTGCTGGCGCGCGACCGCCTGAGCGTGGCCTTCGAGCTGGAAGCCGACCGCCTGGCCAGCCTGCGCCTGCCGCCAGAGGAGTTCAGCCGCGAGATCGAGGTGATCAAGGAAGAGCGGCGCCTGCGCACCGACGACAAGCCCAGCGCGCTGGCCTATGAACGCTTTCAGGCCCTGGCTTACCCCGCCAGCGGTTATCACACGCCGACCATCGGCTGGATGGCCGACCTCAAGCGCATGACGGTGGCGGAACTGCGCCACTGGTACGAAACCTGGTACGCGCCGAATAACGCCACCCTGGTGGTGGTCGGCGACGTCAGTGCCAGCGAGGTGAAAACCCTCGCCGAGCGTTATTTCGGCGCCATCCCCCGCCGCGCCGTACCGAGCGCGAAGACGCCCCAGGAGCTGGCCGAACCGGGCGAGCGGCGCATTCGCCTGCACCTGAAGACCCAACTGCCGAGCCTGCTGATGGGCTTTAACGTACCGAGCCTAGCGACCGCCAAGAATGCCCGCCAAGTGCATGCCCTGCGACTGATCTCCGCGCTGCTCGACGGAGGCTACAGCGCGCGCTTACCGGCCCGTCTGGAACGCGGCGAAGAGTTGGTTTCCGGCGCCTCGGCCTACTACGACGCCTTTACCCGCGGCGACAGCCTGTTCGTACTATCCGCCACACCGAATGGGCAAACCGGGAAAACCCTGAAACAGGCCGAAGCAGGCCTTTGGCGGCAACTCGACGACCTCAAGAAGAACCCGCCGTCCGCCGAGGAGCTGCAGCGCGTGCGCGCCCAGGTGATTGCCGGCCTGGTCTTCGAGCGTGACTCCATTACCAGCCAGGCCACCACCATCGGTGAACTGGAAACCGTCGGCCTGTCCTGGAAGCTGATGGATGAAGATCTGGCTACCCTGGAGGCGGTGACCGCCGCCGATATCCAGCAAGCGGCCCGCACCTACTTCACCCGCGAGCGCCTGAGCGTCGCCGAGATACTGCCGAAGGAGGCTGCTCATGAGTGA
- a CDS encoding twin-arginine translocation pathway signal protein, whose product MTDTTFDAPGLSRRGLLKIGLFGTAFLATAGVTATLSGCSASAPASGLTVLRASDLPFLKALIPVMLEGAVAPEQMPQAIDGTLQSLDYSLNRLSPEMLKLTVQLFDVLALPITRGPLTGIWGSWANASGEDVRNFLGRWQNSSIGLLKMGHSSLLQLVMMAWYGRPESWAHCGYPGPPTV is encoded by the coding sequence ATGACTGACACCACCTTCGACGCGCCGGGCCTGTCCCGGCGCGGCCTGCTCAAGATTGGCCTGTTCGGCACAGCCTTTCTCGCCACCGCCGGGGTCACCGCGACACTCAGCGGTTGCTCGGCCAGTGCTCCGGCCAGCGGCTTGACCGTCCTGCGGGCCTCCGACTTGCCGTTTCTGAAGGCTCTGATCCCGGTGATGCTCGAAGGCGCCGTCGCCCCGGAGCAGATGCCGCAGGCCATCGACGGCACGTTGCAAAGCCTCGACTACAGCCTCAATCGGCTGTCGCCAGAGATGCTCAAACTCACCGTGCAGCTGTTCGATGTACTCGCCCTGCCGATCACCCGCGGACCGCTGACCGGGATCTGGGGCAGTTGGGCTAACGCGTCTGGCGAAGACGTGCGCAACTTCCTCGGCCGCTGGCAGAACAGCTCCATCGGCCTGCTGAAGATGGGCCACAGCTCGCTACTGCAACTGGTGATGATGGCCTGGTACGGGCGCCCGGAGTCGTGGGCGCATTGCGGCTATCCAGGGCCGCCGACGGTCTGA
- a CDS encoding YfhL family 4Fe-4S dicluster ferredoxin produces MSLIITDDCINCDVCEPECPNGAISQGEEIYVIDPNLCTECVGHYNEPQCQQVCPVDCIPLDEAHVESKDELMQKYLILTGKA; encoded by the coding sequence ATGTCCCTGATCATTACCGACGACTGCATCAACTGCGACGTCTGCGAACCGGAGTGCCCGAACGGCGCCATCTCGCAGGGCGAAGAGATCTACGTCATCGACCCCAACCTGTGCACCGAATGCGTCGGCCACTACAACGAGCCGCAATGTCAGCAGGTCTGTCCGGTCGACTGTATCCCGCTCGACGAAGCTCATGTCGAAAGCAAAGACGAGCTGATGCAGAAATACCTGATTCTCACTGGAAAAGCCTGA
- the rsmD gene encoding 16S rRNA (guanine(966)-N(2))-methyltransferase RsmD, producing the protein MSRPVKPANVPAHGGQGQLRIIGGEWRSRQFSFPMAHGLRPTPNRVRETLFNWLAPYVAGARVLDLFAGSGALYLEALSRGASMALALDLNAAAIASLRQALDTLKCGNGQLLQSDALRYLENQPSTAFDLVFLDPPFSQNLLLPACTLLEEKGWLASDAWIYTESETSPSSLGLPGNWRLHREQKAGQVYYALWQRTT; encoded by the coding sequence ATGAGCCGTCCCGTGAAACCCGCCAACGTTCCAGCCCACGGCGGCCAAGGCCAGCTGCGGATCATCGGTGGCGAGTGGCGTAGCCGCCAGTTCAGCTTCCCGATGGCGCATGGCTTGCGGCCCACCCCGAACCGGGTGCGTGAAACCCTGTTCAACTGGCTTGCCCCCTATGTCGCCGGCGCCCGCGTGCTCGACCTGTTTGCCGGCAGCGGCGCTCTGTACCTGGAAGCCTTGTCGCGCGGCGCCAGCATGGCCTTGGCGCTGGACCTGAATGCGGCGGCCATCGCCAGCCTGCGTCAGGCGCTGGACACCCTCAAATGTGGCAACGGCCAGTTGCTGCAGAGCGATGCCCTGCGTTATCTGGAAAATCAGCCGAGCACCGCGTTCGACCTGGTCTTTCTCGACCCGCCGTTCAGCCAGAACCTGCTGCTGCCCGCCTGTACCCTGCTGGAAGAAAAAGGCTGGCTAGCCAGCGACGCCTGGATCTATACCGAAAGCGAAACCTCACCCTCGAGCCTCGGCCTGCCGGGCAACTGGCGGCTGCACCGGGAACAAAAGGCGGGACAGGTTTACTACGCGTTATGGCAACGCACGACGTAG
- a CDS encoding coniferyl aldehyde dehydrogenase, whose protein sequence is MVADIAYLQHSQQQITQLDDLFSRQRAAFRANPMPAAEQRMQWLNALRELLLSEQAALIQAISQDFSNRAAEETLLAEIMPSVQGIHYAHKRIKKWMKPSRRAVGLAFQPASAKVVYQPLGVVGVIVPWNYPLFLAVGPLVGALAAGNRVMIKMSESTPATSQLFKDLLARIFPEDLVAVVLGEAEVGMAFSKLPFDHLLFTGATSIGKHVMRAAAENLTPVTLELGGKSPAIVSAEVPLSDAAERIAFGKTMNAGQTCVAPDYVLVPKDRVEGFVAAYRQAVQSFYPTLKDNPDYTAIINERQLQRLQSYLSDAESKGAKLIPLFAEGQGRRMPQTVLLNVSDEMKIMQDEIFGPLLPIVPYERIEEAFAYINDRPRPLALYYFGYNKGEQQRVLHETHAGGVCLNDTLLHVAQDDMPFGGVGPSGMGHYHGHEGFLTFSKAKGVFIKQRFNAAKLIYPPYGKALQKLVYKLFIR, encoded by the coding sequence ATGGTCGCCGACATCGCTTACCTACAACATAGCCAACAACAGATCACCCAGCTGGATGACCTGTTCAGCCGCCAGCGCGCGGCTTTCCGCGCCAACCCGATGCCCGCGGCGGAGCAGCGCATGCAGTGGCTGAATGCCCTGCGTGAGCTGCTGCTCAGCGAGCAGGCGGCGTTGATCCAGGCGATTTCCCAGGACTTCAGCAACCGTGCTGCCGAGGAGACCTTGCTGGCGGAGATCATGCCCAGCGTGCAGGGCATCCATTACGCCCATAAGCGCATCAAGAAGTGGATGAAACCCTCGCGCCGCGCGGTCGGCCTGGCCTTCCAGCCGGCCAGTGCCAAGGTGGTGTACCAGCCGCTGGGCGTGGTCGGCGTCATCGTGCCGTGGAACTACCCGCTGTTTCTCGCCGTCGGCCCGCTGGTCGGTGCGCTTGCGGCCGGCAACCGGGTAATGATCAAGATGAGCGAGTCGACGCCGGCCACCTCACAATTGTTCAAAGACCTGCTGGCGCGGATCTTTCCGGAAGACCTGGTCGCCGTGGTCCTGGGTGAAGCGGAGGTCGGCATGGCCTTCTCCAAACTGCCCTTCGATCACCTGCTGTTCACCGGCGCCACCAGCATCGGCAAGCACGTGATGCGTGCCGCCGCGGAAAACCTGACCCCAGTCACCCTGGAGCTGGGCGGCAAATCGCCGGCGATCGTCTCGGCCGAAGTACCGCTGAGCGACGCCGCCGAACGCATCGCCTTCGGCAAAACCATGAACGCCGGGCAGACCTGCGTGGCGCCGGACTACGTGCTGGTACCGAAAGATCGCGTGGAAGGCTTTGTCGCCGCTTACCGCCAGGCGGTGCAGAGCTTCTACCCGACCCTTAAAGACAACCCGGACTACACCGCGATCATCAACGAGCGGCAGCTACAGCGCCTGCAGAGCTACCTGAGCGACGCCGAAAGCAAAGGCGCCAAGCTGATCCCCCTGTTCGCCGAAGGCCAGGGCCGACGTATGCCGCAGACCGTGCTGCTGAACGTGAGCGACGAGATGAAGATCATGCAGGACGAGATCTTCGGCCCGCTGCTGCCGATCGTGCCTTACGAGCGCATCGAGGAGGCCTTCGCCTACATCAACGACCGCCCACGGCCGCTGGCGCTCTACTACTTCGGCTACAACAAGGGCGAACAGCAACGCGTGCTGCACGAAACCCACGCCGGCGGTGTGTGCCTGAACGACACCTTGCTGCATGTGGCCCAGGACGATATGCCATTTGGCGGTGTCGGCCCGTCCGGTATGGGCCACTACCACGGCCACGAAGGCTTCCTGACCTTCAGCAAAGCCAAAGGTGTGTTTATCAAACAGCGTTTCAACGCCGCCAAGCTGATCTACCCCCCCTACGGCAAGGCGTTGCAGAAGCTGGTGTACAAGCTGTTCATCCGTTAA
- the coaD gene encoding pantetheine-phosphate adenylyltransferase has protein sequence MNRVLYPGTFDPITKGHGDLVERASRLFDQVVIAVAASPKKNPLFPLEQRVELAREVTKHLPNVEVVGFSTLLAHFAKEQNANVFLRGLRAVSDFEYEFQLANMNRQLVPDVESLFLTPSEKYSFISSTLVREIAALGGDITKFVHPVVAEALTERFKR, from the coding sequence ATGAATCGAGTGTTGTACCCAGGTACCTTTGACCCTATCACCAAGGGCCATGGCGATCTCGTCGAGCGCGCTTCGCGCCTGTTCGATCAAGTGGTCATTGCTGTGGCTGCCAGTCCGAAGAAGAACCCGTTGTTTCCTCTGGAACAACGCGTAGAGCTGGCCCGCGAGGTCACCAAACATCTGCCGAACGTCGAAGTAGTGGGCTTCTCCACCCTACTCGCGCACTTCGCCAAGGAGCAGAACGCCAATGTCTTCCTGCGGGGCCTGCGCGCCGTCTCCGACTTCGAGTACGAGTTCCAACTGGCCAATATGAACCGGCAACTGGTGCCGGACGTGGAAAGCCTGTTCCTCACGCCGTCGGAGAAGTACTCGTTTATTTCCTCCACGCTGGTGCGTGAAATCGCAGCTTTAGGTGGCGATATCACCAAGTTCGTCCACCCGGTGGTGGCCGAAGCCCTGACCGAACGCTTCAAGCGCTAA
- a CDS encoding M16 family metallopeptidase, with translation MSERNGLRYGLLGLTLLALLAVLAFLINRPSQAPTTPAAAPSNQLQSLAALNGQAPSHRALEIQTWQTAEGAKVLFVEAHQLPMFDLRLTFAAGSSQDAGTPGLAMLTNAMLNEGVADQDVSAIAEGFENLGADFGNGAYRDMAVASLRSLAATDKREAALHLFAQVIGQPSFPADSLARIKNQVLAGFEYQKQNPSKLASLELYKRLYGEHPYAHSSEGTAQSIPGITVAQLRAFHHKAYAAGNAVIALVGDLSRAEAEALAAQVSAALPKGPALAKTAQPQEPKAGPSHIEFPSKQTTLLLAQLGIDRRDPDYAALYLGNQILGGGGFGTRLMEEVREKRGLTYGISSGFSAMQARGPFMISLQTRAELSEGTLKLVQDILRDYLASGPTQKELDDAKRELAGSFPLSTASNADIVGQLGAIGFYDLSLTYMEDFMQQIQALDVAQVKTAMAKHLQPNALVVVSAGPSVPQKELPPPTDHPVEQPLGVPEH, from the coding sequence ATGAGTGAGCGCAACGGTCTGCGTTACGGCCTGCTTGGCCTGACCCTGTTGGCTCTGCTTGCAGTGTTGGCTTTCCTTATCAACCGCCCTTCCCAAGCCCCGACCACCCCAGCAGCGGCGCCTAGCAATCAATTGCAATCCCTGGCCGCCCTCAACGGCCAGGCACCCAGCCACCGGGCCCTGGAGATCCAGACCTGGCAGACCGCCGAGGGCGCCAAGGTGCTGTTCGTCGAGGCGCATCAGTTGCCGATGTTCGATCTGCGCCTGACCTTCGCCGCCGGCAGCAGCCAGGACGCCGGCACACCCGGTCTGGCCATGCTGACCAACGCCATGCTCAACGAAGGTGTGGCCGACCAGGACGTCAGTGCCATCGCCGAAGGCTTTGAAAACCTAGGCGCCGACTTCGGCAACGGCGCCTATCGCGACATGGCCGTCGCCAGCCTGCGCAGCCTGGCCGCCACCGACAAACGCGAAGCGGCACTGCATCTGTTCGCCCAGGTCATCGGCCAGCCGAGCTTCCCCGCCGACTCCCTGGCGCGGATCAAGAACCAAGTACTGGCCGGTTTCGAATACCAGAAGCAGAACCCCAGCAAGCTGGCCAGCCTGGAGCTGTACAAGCGGCTCTACGGCGAGCACCCCTATGCCCACTCCAGCGAGGGCACCGCGCAGTCGATTCCAGGGATCACCGTCGCGCAGCTGCGCGCCTTCCACCACAAGGCCTACGCCGCCGGGAATGCGGTAATCGCGCTAGTGGGCGACCTCTCGCGCGCCGAAGCCGAAGCGTTGGCGGCGCAGGTTTCCGCCGCACTGCCGAAAGGTCCGGCACTGGCCAAAACGGCCCAGCCGCAGGAGCCGAAAGCCGGCCCCAGCCATATCGAGTTTCCCTCGAAACAAACTACCTTGTTGCTGGCCCAACTGGGCATCGACCGCCGCGACCCGGACTACGCCGCGCTGTACCTGGGTAATCAGATCCTCGGTGGCGGCGGTTTTGGTACGCGATTGATGGAGGAGGTGCGGGAGAAACGCGGGCTGACCTACGGCATATCCTCTGGTTTTAGCGCCATGCAGGCGCGTGGGCCGTTCATGATCAGCCTGCAGACCCGTGCCGAACTCAGTGAAGGCACCCTCAAACTGGTGCAAGACATCCTCCGCGACTACCTGGCCAGCGGCCCGACGCAGAAGGAGCTGGATGACGCCAAGCGCGAGCTGGCAGGCAGCTTCCCACTGTCTACCGCAAGCAATGCCGATATCGTCGGTCAGTTGGGTGCCATTGGTTTCTACGACCTCTCGCTAACCTATATGGAAGACTTTATGCAGCAGATCCAGGCGCTCGACGTCGCGCAGGTCAAAACCGCGATGGCCAAGCATCTGCAGCCGAACGCCCTGGTAGTCGTCAGCGCCGGCCCGAGCGTGCCACAGAAAGAACTGCCGCCACCCACCGACCATCCCGTCGAGCAGCCGCTCGGCGTACCGGAGCACTGA